Part of the Candidatus Caldatribacterium sp. genome, GCGCTCCGCCACCTGAAAGGAAAATCTTCTCGAGTAAGCGAGACCCAAACTCTGCCTGGAAAAAGGTGAAGGAACGCTTGAGTTCGAGAAAGAGATCCTGTGAAGCTAAGGGTACAGCCTCCTCAAGTTGATACGGAGCTTCGCTTCGGCGGAGAATTTCAAGCGTTTCCACTGGAGAAAGATGGAATTTCTTCTGGAGAACATCCCAGATTTTTCGCATACCCCAACCAAAATTCCGGGAAAAGAGAACGTTCTGGTCCCCGAAGCAAACGATTGTGGTTTTCTCAAAGCCCACATCAACCAAGGTGAAAGCAACTTCAAAAAGTTCCGGATGAAGGCTTAGGAAACCCTTTGTGAGGCTCATAACATGGGGCTCTACGGCTTCTACCCATATCCCGGCCCGGGCAAAAGTGTCCACGTACGCCTCTACAGCAGGTGAAGGAACGGCGGCAAAGAGCACATCCATACTCCCATTGTCTCTTTTGAGGATGCTCCAGCTCACCTGGAAACTCTCCTCTCCAGGGATAAGAGAATGGGCTTCCCACTGAATTGCGTTTTCAAGCTCTTCAGGAGACATTTCGGGGAAATTCATCCGCTGCAAGACCATCTGAGGATAGGAAAAGGAGAACACTGCCTCTTTTGGGAGGCGGTTCCGCTGAAGGAAAAGGCGAACATCCGATGGCGAAAATGCAGGATTCTCCGCTTCTCCTGTAAAGATGACAAGCTCTCCAACCTTTTCAATCGTAAAGCTCGAACCTTGCCGCTCACTCAGGCAAAATTTCAGGGAGTAAGAACCGGTGTCAATACCAAGCACGCTCTTCACTCACTTCAAGAAAGGTCGAATGAACTCGTTTTCAGCTGCAACCACGACAACTCTATCCCCTTCCCACCGAATCCGGGCTTGAAGTACTACGGTTGTACCCCCCTTTGGTTTTACAGTAATTGTATCACTACTGATAGTGAAGGTGTAGGAAGGCACAAAAACTGAGGGAATATCCTCTCCCGTAAACCCCTTACCCCTTTCCTCAAGAAGGGCTACCGCCTCGACGAGAACACCTTCTCTCTCATACTCCCTCCGGCACTCTTCAACGTAAGATGCAACAACGCGACCATGGAGAGCAACTTCTGAGAAGAAAGGAACAAGGAAAGAGGCAACAAAAAGAACAAAAATACAGGCCACAATGGAAACGTTTCCTCTTTCTCTATTTCGTAAAGTATTCCGGCGCAACTTCAAGAACATAAGTTCTGTCCCTAAAGGCAAGGGTCGTCTGGAGAAGGTTTCCGGAGAGAGTAAAGACTGCATCTGTGCAATCCCCAGCAAGGGGGTTTGCCGTTGTTCCTCTCTGGTAGCCCAGAAAGAAGGTACCGCCAGACCTGTACAAGGTAACCAAATTGTTCCCCAAAAGAACGTGCAACTTCTTCCCCTTCTCTACGGGTACGACGTTACTCCCATACCGTACAAAGTGGAAAACAGCGTGTATCGCAGAAAGGGCATACTCTTTCTCTTCGATATCCGCAAGACTCGAGACAAAAGTCCTCACACACCAAGCGCTAATCCCGAAAGCTCCACAGATAACCATCATACCGATGGTTACACTCAAAAGAACCTCAAGGAGCATGAATCCTCTTCTTTCGGAGCGTCCGCAGTACAAGAATCCTCTGCCCGTTTTCCTTCTCCACCAAAACCTCAAGGAGGAACGTTGAGGGAGTGAATTCCTGGACATTCCACCGAACAATGCATCTCCCCTCCTTCCTTGATGACGCCACCGGGTTCTCGTCCACCTTCAATGCTTCTATGGTGTTCACAGCATGCAGCAGAGCCTCGGTCTTCAGTTCCGCCAGCTCCCGAAATTTCACAGAATTTCGAACCCCTGCAAGAGCAATCCCCAAAAGGGCAAGGAGAAAACCCAGAGCCATAATACTTCCAAG contains:
- the pilM gene encoding pilus assembly protein PilM, with translation MLGIDTGSYSLKFCLSERQGSSFTIEKVGELVIFTGEAENPAFSPSDVRLFLQRNRLPKEAVFSFSYPQMVLQRMNFPEMSPEELENAIQWEAHSLIPGEESFQVSWSILKRDNGSMDVLFAAVPSPAVEAYVDTFARAGIWVEAVEPHVMSLTKGFLSLHPELFEVAFTLVDVGFEKTTIVCFGDQNVLFSRNFGWGMRKIWDVLQKKFHLSPVETLEILRRSEAPYQLEEAVPLASQDLFLELKRSFTFFQAEFGSRLLEKIFLSGGGALCKPLRDYLSEGLSLTFQPLRPLFLEGKESIPSERFLAAVGASLWK